TAGAGTTCCAAGCCCTACCTGCTCCGTCACTGCACGCACCTCATCCAGCGTAGCATCGGGTCGTCCCAGCCGAATATTGTTCGCTACCGTTGTATCGAATAAATATGGCTGCTGGTTTAGCACCGCAAATAAACTGGAGTATGCTCCACCTGTATATACGGGAATCCCTGCGACAGTGACGCTACCTTCATCAGGCTGCAATGCTCCCTGAATCAGGTTCAGTAGCGTGGACTTGCCCGCACCACTGCGGCCAAGCAATGCAACCTTGCCCCCCTGCGGTACGTGCAAGGAGATATCACGCACGCTCCATTCCTGCGTTGCCGCATAGCGGTAGCTTACGTTGTTCAGCAGCAGGTCTCCTCCGTTGCCCAATCCCAGAGCGGTAGACTGCTCATCTATAGTGTCAGCTGTGCGGCCTGCTGCTGGGTGTCCTGCATCCCCAGTAACCGGAAGCGATGATGACACAGGTGTATGTGTATCTTTCTCCGAATCCTTCAACCGTCGAAGGGAATCCTGATACTCCGGCGCATGCACCACTGCTTCTCCAGCGCGAACGAAGGCATCCAGCAATGGAAAAGCCACAAGGGCAAAGGATGCCAACCATGTGGCTTCTATTCGATTCTGTGCTACTAGGCCTCCGGCCCACACAGTCATAATCACAATCCCGCCGCCTACAACGCATTGTGCTATCCAATGAGAACGCCACTCGCTCCGGCGAAGTGAATTTTCCATCACGGCAGCCCTATTGTGCCGTTGTGTAAAGGTACTCAGGAAATGCCCAGTCCGTCCGCTCAGCACCAGATCACTCATGCCGAACAGAGCATCCGTCAGGTCCTGATAGGCTTTACTCCGTTCCTGCTTGAACATTCGCCGTTTGGCGAGTGAGGTCCATAGTGAGATAGCTGGGGCAATAAAAAGCAAAAATCCTCCATATAGCGCCATAAGCAAGGCAAAGGTTCCGTCCATCCGTCCGAGCGCCGAGATGCCTGCTGCATAAATCAGCAAAGCCGATAACGCAGGCAGAACTAGCTTCAAATAGATGTTTTGAAGCTGCTCAATATCCTCTGCCAGCAAACCCAAGAGGTCCCCCGTACGGAATTTGCTGCGAATCATCAGCGCCTGCGGTTCCACTGCCCGATATAAGCGTACTCGCATACGGGACACAAGGCGCAATGCTGCATCATGTCCTACCAAGCGTTCCAGGTACTGAATAACCGCTTTACTAAAGCCAAACGTCCGCACAAGTACAATGGGCACGTACACCATTAATATATTTTCCGGTTTTAAGGCCGAACGGGTAATCAGATGACCGGACGTAAAAAGCAACGCGCCCGCACATCCAATGGCCAGCGCGCCCAAAAGAGCAGCTAGCAGAAAGGCCCAAAAATATTGTCTCAGATACGTCACAAACCAGCCTTGTCTGCTATTATCCGTTACTCTCATATCGTCCGTTCCCTCCTTCCGACATCCCCGTCAGCAATCGGTAATATGCCCCCTTACGGGCAATCAATTGTTGATGGGAACCTACTTCTTCCAGACGACCTTGATTCATCATCCAGACACAGTCCATATCTGGCATCCAATGTAGCCGGTGGGTGGCAAGAAACACTCTTTTGTGTTTCAAAACCGATAAAATCGTCTGTTTTAGCTCCCACTCTGTCTCAATATCCAGATGCGCCGTAGGCTCATCCAATAAAATGACCGGACGGTTACTGAGCAACGCCCGCGCCAATGCAATCCGCTGCGCCTGTCCTCCGCTCAACGTCCTACCCGCTTCACCAATGGGCTCATTCATTCCACCCGGAAGACCGTCTACCAGTTCACGCAGTCCAACCGCGTCAACCGCCCACTCCACCTGCTGGTTGGATGCCTCCGGTTCATAAAAACGAATATTATCTGCCAGAGAAGTGCTAAACAGGTATGGATGCTGTGGAATATACGCAATATGCCGTTGCCATTCAGCTTTTGCATCCCCAGCCAATCTGCATCCATTCAGGAGCAGTTCGCCCGAAGT
The Paenibacillus peoriae DNA segment above includes these coding regions:
- the cydC gene encoding thiol reductant ABC exporter subunit CydC, whose amino-acid sequence is MRVTDNSRQGWFVTYLRQYFWAFLLAALLGALAIGCAGALLFTSGHLITRSALKPENILMVYVPIVLVRTFGFSKAVIQYLERLVGHDAALRLVSRMRVRLYRAVEPQALMIRSKFRTGDLLGLLAEDIEQLQNIYLKLVLPALSALLIYAAGISALGRMDGTFALLMALYGGFLLFIAPAISLWTSLAKRRMFKQERSKAYQDLTDALFGMSDLVLSGRTGHFLSTFTQRHNRAAVMENSLRRSEWRSHWIAQCVVGGGIVIMTVWAGGLVAQNRIEATWLASFALVAFPLLDAFVRAGEAVVHAPEYQDSLRRLKDSEKDTHTPVSSSLPVTGDAGHPAAGRTADTIDEQSTALGLGNGGDLLLNNVSYRYAATQEWSVRDISLHVPQGGKVALLGRSGAGKSTLLNLIQGALQPDEGSVTVAGIPVYTGGAYSSLFAVLNQQPYLFDTTVANNIRLGRPDATLDEVRAVTEQVGLGTLIDSLPEGYDTRMQETGLRFSGGEKQRIALARILLQNHPIVLLDEPTVGLDPLTEHELMQTMFRVLKGKTLIWITHHLTGMEHMDEVIFMEQGTISMRGSHEQLWQEQSRYRNLYELDHPSL